In the Caballeronia sp. M1242 genome, AAATGAAACCCGAGCCGGTGCCGCCCGCCTGACGGCGCGCGCCGCGGGCATCGGCGAGTTCGCGCTCGACCGAAATGAAAACGACGGCCTGCTGCACGCGCTCCAGCGCGCCGATCACGGTGCGCGAATACGCATCGAGCAGCGCGGTGTCGTCGAGCGGCTGCGGCTGGGACTGCGGAGCGTCTTGCGAGCCGCGCGCAAGATCGTCGATGAATTGTGGTCGGCTTCCCATGTCGGACTCCCGATATTGAGAGGCGACATGCGGGTCGCGCCGGCGCTTTTCAACCCCGCGCGGCGCGGGCGAGCAACTTCATCGGCCCCAGCGTTTCGACGATGCGGCGCTGGGCATCGTCCCGCACGAAAAGCGAGCCGGCGAAGCCGAGCGCGTTGATCGCGATGCCTTCGACATCGGCCACGGTGCGCGGAACCGCGAGCATCCAGCGGCGCGTGACGAGCAAGTTGTACGGCGCGGCCTGATGCGTTGCCCCGGCGACATCCAGCGGTTCGACGCCGATCGCGTCCAGCAACCGTCGATACGTGTGGTGCGCGCGTTGCGGCGTGTTGTCGGACGGGGCGTCGAACCACGCCGCCGCGTGACCGAACGCGAGCCCCGGCACGCGAAAGATCGCGCCGTTCCGCGCGTTCTGGATCAACGGCTCGATGGGCGCCGCGAGACCGTCGAGCGGCAGCCGCACCATCTGCATGTGCTTATGCGGCTGGCTCGATCCGGCGACGGCGCCGCCGTTGTAGAAGCCGAGCCCGTCATACTGGTTCAGGCACGCGAGCAGGGCGGCGAAATCGTCGGTATCGAGCAGGGCTTCCTGTGGCTCGAACTGCGTGGTCACGATCAGCAGATGGTGCGCGAGGACATTGAACTTGTTCAACAACAGGAAATGCCGCTCGCCGATATCACCGACGCGCAGCGCGTCCTCGCATGGCGAGAACGGATCGCGCCACGCGCTTGCTGCATCGGTGGCAGACTTGGCCGCCAGCTTCGCGGCCTCTTCCTTGCGCGCCAGATTCGCCGTTTGCCGCACGAGGAAGCGCACGCCGCCTTCCTCGACGACGTGCTCTACCGTGTCGAACGGGCGCAGCGCGCCACACGCGAGCGCGCGCGCCGTCTGCTCGACGACTACTTGCCATGAAGGCGCTTCTGGCAGTGGATATGGGCTCATGTTTCTCGCGAGTTGTTGCCGGAATGTGCATTCTGCTGCCTTTGCGCATATTGCGTGCAGAAGCTGTTTGCGGGCGGCTGTTATATAGCATCTGCGCAGCAAAACAGCACCGAATTGTTCCGATAGTTCAGACTTTTCGGCGTTCATTTTGGCCGGTGACTTCGATAGACTTTCTCGCACTCAGTCGTTCGCAAACGCAGTTATCCGTTCGTTGTACTTAGCGAATAGACGTCATGACTGAGCGCGACGCTGGCCGGCGTATTACCCACATTCTATTGTTTTCAGCGAAAGGCACTCTCATGCAAAAGATCGACCGCGCAGCTCTGGTTCAGGCAAACATCGCTGGTGGCACCGCCAAGGCGTCGAGCACGTCTTCGTCCACCACCAACGTCTCCGTGACGATCACGGCTTAAGGCTGCGACCTCGGCGTTACAGCACTATCGCTTCAACCGTTATTCAAGAAGGTATGCACATGCAAAAGATCGAACGCGCTGCTCTGGCTCAAGCAAACATCGCTGGCGGTACCGCCAAGGCATCGAGCTCGTCGTCGACCAACACGACCGTCGATATCAACATCTCGGCGTAAGAGTGCCGCTCTCTTCGTGAGAGCGAACCCCGGTTGTTCGAAGGCTCCCTTTCATGGGAGCCTTTGTCATCGGACAAGTCACGCCCAGTCTTCCTCTGCGTTCTTTGGCTCCGGCAACGTCAGACCGGACGCTGGTAGCGGCAGCGCCGT is a window encoding:
- a CDS encoding DUF4922 domain-containing protein, translating into MSPYPLPEAPSWQVVVEQTARALACGALRPFDTVEHVVEEGGVRFLVRQTANLARKEEAAKLAAKSATDAASAWRDPFSPCEDALRVGDIGERHFLLLNKFNVLAHHLLIVTTQFEPQEALLDTDDFAALLACLNQYDGLGFYNGGAVAGSSQPHKHMQMVRLPLDGLAAPIEPLIQNARNGAIFRVPGLAFGHAAAWFDAPSDNTPQRAHHTYRRLLDAIGVEPLDVAGATHQAAPYNLLVTRRWMLAVPRTVADVEGIAINALGFAGSLFVRDDAQRRIVETLGPMKLLARAARG